In Streptomyces sp. NBC_01231, the sequence GCAGCGGCAGCTGCTGGGGGTGCGGGGAGCATCGGTCAACACCCTGAACAATCCGACCAGTTACTGGGTTCCCAGGCACTCCCGGCGGGTCTTCGTCGAGCGCGTCGACATGGTGTGCGGGGTGGGGTACGACCGTGCCGCCGAGCATCCGGGGTCGGCCCGCTTCCACCGCGTCCCGCGGGTCGTCTCCGACCTCGGTGTCTTCGACTTCGCCACCCCCGACCACGCGATGCGGCTGGCCTCGCTGCACCCCGGCGTCACCGTGGACCAGGTCAGGGAGGCGACCGGCTTCGCACCGGCCGTCCCGGACGAGGTGCCGTACACCCGCGATCCGACGCCCGAGGAGCTGGCGTTGATCCGCGAGGTGATCGATCCGGCGGGTGCCCGCACTCGTGAGGTGCCGGACCGGGAGGACGGCTGATGGAGACCGCACTGACCCGGCTGGTCGGCGTCCGGTATCCGATCGTGCAGACCGGGATGGGCTGGGTGGCGGGCCCCCGCCTGGTCGCGGCGACGGCCGGCGCGGGGGCGCTGGGGATCCTGGCGTCCGCGACGATGACCCTCGACCAGCTGCGGGAGGCGATCCGTGAGGTGGCGGCCCGCACGGACGCGCCCTTCGGGGTCAATCTCCGGGCCGACGCGGCCGACGCCGGCGACCGGGTGCGGATCATGATCGAGGAGGGGGTGCGGGTCGCGTCCTTCGCCCTCGCTCCGTCTCCCGAGCTGATCGCCGCGCTGAAGGAGGCGGGGGTCGTCGTCATCCCCTCCGTCGGCGCCCGGCGGCACGCCGAGAAGGTCGCCGGGTGGGGCGCGGACGCGGTGATCGTGCAGGGCGGCGAGGGCGGCGGACACACCGGGGACGTGGCGACGACGGTGCTGCTGCCGCAGGTGGTCGACGCGGTCGGCATACCGGTCGTGGCGGCGGGCGGCTTCTTCGACGGGCGGGGCCTGGTCGCGGCGCTGGCCTACGGCGCGGCCGGTGTGGCCATGGGCACCCGCTTCCTGCTGACCTCGGACTCGACGGTGCCGGACGTGGTGAAGGCTCGGTATCTGGCGGCGACGGTGCGGGACGTGACGGTGACGCGGGCGGTGGACGGCCTGCCGCACCGGATGCTGCGCACGGAACTGGTCGACGCCCTGGAGTCCTCCGGCCGCACACGCACGCTGCTGCGCTCCGTGCGCCGGGCGGCCGGCTTCCGCAGTCTGTCCGGGCTCACCTGGCGGGAGCTGATCCGCGACGGCCTCGCCATGAAGCACGGCAAGGACCTGACCTGGAGCCAGGTCCTTCTAGCCGCGAACACGCCGATGCTGCTGAAGTCGGCGATGGTGGACGGCCGTACCGATCTCGGTGTCATGGCGTCCGGGCAGGTCGCCGGGGTGATCGACGACCTGCCGTCGTGCGCGGAGCTGGTGGAACAGATCATGAAGGAGGCTCAGGAGGTACGGGAGCGGCTGAGAACCGCTCCCTGAGCTCACACCCTCTCGATGATCGTCACGTTCGCCTGTCCGCCGCCCTCGCACATCGTCTGGAGGCCGAACCGGCCGCCGGTGCGCTCCAGTTCGTGCAGCAGGGTCGTCATGAGCTTGACGCCCGTCGCGCCCAGGGGATGCCCGAGAGCGATCGCACCACCGTTGACGTTGACCTTCTCCGGATCCGCGCCCGTCTCCTTCAGCCAGGCCAGCACGACCGGCGCGAAGGCCTCGTTGATCTCGACGAGGTCGATGTCGTCGATCGACAGGCCGGTCTTCTTCAGGGCGTGGGCGGTGGCCGGTATCGGCGCGGTCAGCATGCGGATCGGGTCCTCGCCGCGCACGGACAGATGGTGCACGCGCGCGCGGGGCCGCAGCCCGTGTTCACGCACTGCCCGCTCCGAGGCGAGCAGCATGGCCGCCGACCCGTCGGAGACCTGCGAGGAGCAGGCCGCGGTGACGGTGCCGCCGTCGATGACCGGCTTGAGCCCGGCCATCTTCTCCAGCGAGGTGTCCCGGCGCGGCCCCTCGTCGACGCCGACCTGGCCGTACGCCACGACCTCCCGCTCGAACCGCCCCTCGTCGACCGCCCTCAGCGCCCGCCGGTGCGAGCGCAGCGCGAACTCCTCCTGGTCCTGCCTGCTGATCCCCCACTTCGCGGCGATCATCTCGGCGCCCGCGAACTGGTTCACCGGCCGGTCCCCGTACCGCGCCCGCCAGCCCTCGCTGCCCGCGAACGGGCCCTGGGTGAAGCCGAGCGGCTCGGCGGCCTGCCGGGTGGCGAAGGCGATCGGGATCTGCGACATGTTCTGCACGCCGCCCGCGACGACCAGGTCCTGTGTCCCGGACAGCACGCCCTGCGCGGCGAAGTGCACGGCCTGCTGCGAGGATCCGCACTGCCGGTCCACCGTCACCCCCGGCACCTCCTCGGGCAGCCCGGCCGCCAGCCAGCAGGTCCGCGCGATGTCCCCGGCCTGCGGCCCCACGGCGTCGAGGCAGCCGAACACGACGTCCTCCACGGCGGCCGGGTCCACGTCGGCCCGCGCGACCAGTTCCTTGAGCACATGCGCTCCCAGGTCGGCCGGGTGGACCCCGCTCAGTCCTCCCCCGCGCCGCCCGACGGGCGTACGGACCGCTTCGACGATGTAGGCCTCGGCCATGACAACTCCCTCACAGGAAAGGGCATACGAAAGGGCTATGCGCGTACGGCGATCCCGTCCAGCACCATCGACAGGTACTGCCGGGCGATCTCCTCCGGGCTGTGCTGTCCGCCGGGCCGGTACCAGGACGCGGCGACCCACACGGTGTCGCGCACGAACCGGTAGGTGAGGCGGACGTCGAGGTCGGACCGGAACACCTCGGCGGCGACCCCGCGCTCCAGCGTGGACAGCCACGCCTTCTCGAACCTGCGCTGCGACTCGGCGAGGAACGCGAACCGTTCCTGCGCGACGAGTTGCTTGCTCTCCTTCTGGTAGATCGCGACGGCGGCGCGATGCCGGTCGATCTCCCGGAACGACTCGGTGACCAGGGCTTCGAGGGTTTCGCGCGGGCCGAACTCGGCGCCCAGGACGGTGTCGTAGCCGTCCCAGAGCTCGTCGAGGAAGGTCCGCAGGATCTCCTCCAGCATCGATTCCTTGGAGTCGAAGTGGTAGTAGAGGCTGCCCGCGAGCATGCCCGCGTGGTCCGCGATCTTGCGCACGGTGGTCGCGTTGTAGCCCTGGTCGGCGAAGACCTCGGCGGCGGTGTCAAGGAGTTCACGGCGGCGGGCCCGAGGGGCGGCGGGCGCGGGTTTCCTGGCGGCGGTCACCTGGGGCTTCTTCTTGGTCGGCACGGGTCCATTGTGGTCTCCCCCGCTCGTCAGGCGTGCTGACTGCTGACGGAGACGACCTCTCCGGTCAGGTACGAGGAGTAGCCCGACGCCAGGAACACGATCACGTTGGCCACCTCCCAGGGTTCGGCGTGCCGCCCGAAGGCCTCGCGCCGCGTCAGCTCCGCCAGCAGTTCGGGAGAGGTCACCTTCACCAGGTGCGGATGCATGGCGAGGCTGGGCGAGACGGCGTTGACGCGCACCCCGAACTCGGCCGCCTCGATGGCCGCGCACCGGGTCAGTGCCATCACGCCCGCCTTCGCGGCGGCGTAGTGCGCCTGTCCGGCCTGGGCGCGCCAGCCGACGACGGAGGCGTTGTTGACGATCACGCCGCCGGTGTCCCTCATCCGCCGAAGGGCGGCCCTCATGCATCGGAACGTGCCGTTCAGCGTCACGTCCAGGACGCGCGACCACTGTTCGTCGGTCATGTCGACGAGAGCGGACGTGCCGCCGAGGCCGGCGTTGTTGACGACCACGTCCAGTCGTCCGTGCTCTCGCAGTGCCTCGTCGAACAGCTCCCGCACCTGGCCCTCGTCGGTGACGTCGCACGGCATCGCGGACACCTGTTCCGCGCCGAACTCGTCGGCCAGCCGGGCCTGGTACTCCTTCAGCCGCCGCGCGTGGGTGTCGCTGAGCAGCACCCGCGCGCCCTCCTCCAGGAAGCGGCGGGCGGTAGCGCCGCCGATCCCGGCGCCCGCGGCGGCCGTGATGACGGCGGTACGTCCGCTCAGCAGCCCGTGCCCGGGCACGTACTCCGGAGTCTCGACGCCTGTCATAGGGCCACGCTAACCTACCAAACACTTGTTAGGGAAGTGCCGTCGAAG encodes:
- a CDS encoding TetR/AcrR family transcriptional regulator codes for the protein MPTKKKPQVTAARKPAPAAPRARRRELLDTAAEVFADQGYNATTVRKIADHAGMLAGSLYYHFDSKESMLEEILRTFLDELWDGYDTVLGAEFGPRETLEALVTESFREIDRHRAAVAIYQKESKQLVAQERFAFLAESQRRFEKAWLSTLERGVAAEVFRSDLDVRLTYRFVRDTVWVAASWYRPGGQHSPEEIARQYLSMVLDGIAVRA
- a CDS encoding CoA-transferase, which produces MSAVTRAEYCVIACAEAWRDAGEILASPMGVIPSIGARLARRTFAPDLLLTDGEAMLVGPDGTVEGWLPYRQHLTLVAGGRRHVMMGASQIDRYGNQNISCIGDWARPQRQLLGVRGASVNTLNNPTSYWVPRHSRRVFVERVDMVCGVGYDRAAEHPGSARFHRVPRVVSDLGVFDFATPDHAMRLASLHPGVTVDQVREATGFAPAVPDEVPYTRDPTPEELALIREVIDPAGARTREVPDREDG
- a CDS encoding nitronate monooxygenase, producing the protein METALTRLVGVRYPIVQTGMGWVAGPRLVAATAGAGALGILASATMTLDQLREAIREVAARTDAPFGVNLRADAADAGDRVRIMIEEGVRVASFALAPSPELIAALKEAGVVVIPSVGARRHAEKVAGWGADAVIVQGGEGGGHTGDVATTVLLPQVVDAVGIPVVAAGGFFDGRGLVAALAYGAAGVAMGTRFLLTSDSTVPDVVKARYLAATVRDVTVTRAVDGLPHRMLRTELVDALESSGRTRTLLRSVRRAAGFRSLSGLTWRELIRDGLAMKHGKDLTWSQVLLAANTPMLLKSAMVDGRTDLGVMASGQVAGVIDDLPSCAELVEQIMKEAQEVRERLRTAP
- a CDS encoding SDR family oxidoreductase, giving the protein MTGVETPEYVPGHGLLSGRTAVITAAAGAGIGGATARRFLEEGARVLLSDTHARRLKEYQARLADEFGAEQVSAMPCDVTDEGQVRELFDEALREHGRLDVVVNNAGLGGTSALVDMTDEQWSRVLDVTLNGTFRCMRAALRRMRDTGGVIVNNASVVGWRAQAGQAHYAAAKAGVMALTRCAAIEAAEFGVRVNAVSPSLAMHPHLVKVTSPELLAELTRREAFGRHAEPWEVANVIVFLASGYSSYLTGEVVSVSSQHA
- a CDS encoding acetyl-CoA C-acetyltransferase, producing MAEAYIVEAVRTPVGRRGGGLSGVHPADLGAHVLKELVARADVDPAAVEDVVFGCLDAVGPQAGDIARTCWLAAGLPEEVPGVTVDRQCGSSQQAVHFAAQGVLSGTQDLVVAGGVQNMSQIPIAFATRQAAEPLGFTQGPFAGSEGWRARYGDRPVNQFAGAEMIAAKWGISRQDQEEFALRSHRRALRAVDEGRFEREVVAYGQVGVDEGPRRDTSLEKMAGLKPVIDGGTVTAACSSQVSDGSAAMLLASERAVREHGLRPRARVHHLSVRGEDPIRMLTAPIPATAHALKKTGLSIDDIDLVEINEAFAPVVLAWLKETGADPEKVNVNGGAIALGHPLGATGVKLMTTLLHELERTGGRFGLQTMCEGGGQANVTIIERV